In Deltaproteobacteria bacterium, one DNA window encodes the following:
- a CDS encoding acyl-CoA dehydrogenase family protein — protein sequence MDFTVSERAKTITGMMDEFVKKELIPMEPEFLSRPFVDLLPDLEEKRQMVRRMELWAPPHPPEYGGMGLDLMDYALVSEVLAQCPFGVYVFGCQAPDAGNIEILHKYGTDEQKETYLRPLVAGRIRSCFSMTEVDLPGSNPVMMDTKAVKDGSDYVIDGQKWYTSAADRAAFAIVMAVTNPEGPPYEQASMIIVPTDIPGFNRIRNIPVMGHVGTDWASHAEILYQSCRVPQKNLLGPEGKGFVIAQERLGPGRIHHCMRWLGICRRAFELMCSRALTRPMGPGEMLGDKQIIQSWIADCAAEMQAARLMVLHAAWKMETLGQKEAREEISLIKFFTAGVLQRVVDRALQVHGGLGMTDDTPLAYFYRHERASRIYDGVDEVHKVAVARRILRERRGRTVK from the coding sequence ATGGATTTTACGGTTTCTGAAAGAGCGAAGACCATCACTGGGATGATGGACGAGTTCGTGAAAAAGGAACTCATTCCGATGGAGCCCGAGTTCTTGAGTCGACCGTTCGTCGACCTGCTTCCGGATCTCGAGGAGAAACGGCAGATGGTGCGTCGTATGGAGCTGTGGGCTCCGCCCCATCCGCCCGAATACGGGGGCATGGGGCTCGATCTCATGGATTACGCGTTGGTTTCCGAGGTGCTGGCTCAGTGCCCTTTTGGAGTGTACGTGTTCGGCTGTCAGGCTCCGGACGCGGGCAACATTGAGATTTTGCACAAGTACGGTACCGACGAGCAGAAAGAAACGTACCTGCGGCCTCTGGTGGCGGGCCGGATCCGAAGCTGCTTCTCCATGACCGAGGTCGATCTACCGGGATCGAATCCGGTGATGATGGACACCAAGGCGGTCAAGGACGGTTCGGACTACGTGATCGACGGCCAGAAATGGTACACCAGCGCGGCGGATCGGGCCGCTTTTGCCATTGTCATGGCCGTAACCAACCCCGAAGGTCCTCCTTATGAGCAGGCCAGCATGATCATTGTTCCCACGGATATTCCGGGGTTCAATAGGATCCGGAACATACCCGTCATGGGACACGTGGGCACGGACTGGGCCAGCCACGCTGAGATCCTGTACCAGTCCTGCCGTGTTCCGCAGAAGAATCTGTTGGGCCCGGAAGGAAAGGGGTTCGTCATCGCCCAGGAGCGCCTCGGACCGGGTCGAATCCACCACTGCATGCGCTGGCTCGGCATCTGCCGGAGGGCTTTCGAACTCATGTGCTCGCGCGCCCTCACCCGGCCCATGGGACCCGGAGAGATGCTCGGCGACAAGCAGATCATCCAGTCCTGGATCGCGGATTGCGCCGCGGAGATGCAGGCCGCCCGCCTTATGGTGCTTCACGCCGCGTGGAAGATGGAAACCCTTGGGCAAAAGGAAGCCAGGGAAGAGATTTCCCTCATCAAGTTCTTCACGGCGGGCGTGCTTCAGAGAGTGGTGGACCGGGCTCTTCAGGTGCATGGAGGTCTGGGCATGACGGACGACACGCCGCTGGCGTACTTTTACAGGCACGAACGGGCGTCCCGGATCTATGACGGCGTGGATGAGGTGCACAAGGTGGCCGTGGCGAGACGCATTCTGAGGGAACGCCGGGGCAGGACCGTTAAGTAA
- a CDS encoding TetR/AcrR family transcriptional regulator: MDNRKNLLTCALNLFSARGYDAVGVQEIVEAAGVTKPTLYHYFGNKRGVLESLLAEHFKELFLKLRSEADYRGDLPLTLNRVAAVYFRFAERHPVYYRMQLSMWFAPPESEALKTVARLNEKQQDLLEHLFICAAKDHGNMKGRHQAYAATFLGMINTYIALALNGYVVLDPVLTHRSVHQFMHGIFS, encoded by the coding sequence ATGGACAACCGAAAAAACCTTCTCACGTGCGCTTTGAACCTGTTTTCCGCCCGAGGCTACGATGCGGTGGGGGTACAGGAGATCGTGGAGGCGGCCGGCGTGACCAAGCCCACCCTGTACCACTACTTCGGAAATAAAAGGGGCGTGCTGGAGTCCCTCCTGGCCGAGCATTTCAAGGAGCTGTTTCTGAAGCTCCGATCCGAGGCGGACTATCGGGGCGACCTGCCCCTCACCCTCAATCGCGTGGCGGCGGTCTACTTTCGCTTCGCTGAACGGCATCCGGTCTACTACCGGATGCAGCTCTCCATGTGGTTCGCCCCCCCGGAAAGCGAAGCGCTCAAGACGGTGGCCAGGCTGAACGAAAAGCAGCAGGACCTCCTCGAGCATCTCTTCATCTGTGCGGCCAAGGACCACGGGAACATGAAGGGAAGGCACCAGGCCTACGCCGCCACCTTCCTGGGCATGATCAACACCTACATCGCATTGGCGCTGAACGGCTATGTGGTGCTGGATCCGGTGCTGACCCACCGGTCCGTTCATCAGTTCATGCACGGGATCTTTTCGTAA
- a CDS encoding DUF1648 domain-containing protein — MGNLSQDTKVFIFLIFVSVLHMAYYYPQMPESLASHFDIAGKAENWTGKDVFFLTYAGVVALMALLFLGSRFIMEKLPEALINLPNKTYWLAPERKAETYSYLSTQLTWFGCASVLFIIGCMHLAIRSNLTGENTIAPGIWLLTTAYLIFTLFWIVRFVRRFMKKEPERM, encoded by the coding sequence ATGGGAAACCTGTCTCAAGACACCAAGGTGTTCATCTTCCTTATTTTCGTGTCCGTGCTGCACATGGCGTATTACTACCCTCAAATGCCCGAATCCCTGGCTTCCCATTTTGACATCGCCGGAAAAGCCGAGAACTGGACCGGTAAGGACGTTTTCTTCCTCACGTACGCGGGGGTTGTGGCCCTTATGGCGCTCCTGTTTCTCGGCAGCCGATTCATCATGGAGAAACTGCCCGAAGCATTGATCAATCTTCCCAACAAGACATACTGGCTTGCACCCGAAAGAAAAGCGGAGACCTACTCGTATCTATCCACGCAACTGACCTGGTTCGGTTGCGCTTCTGTCCTCTTCATCATCGGTTGCATGCATCTGGCCATCCGATCCAACCTCACCGGCGAAAACACCATTGCTCCCGGCATCTGGCTGCTGACCACGGCTTATCTCATCTTCACCCTGTTTTGGATCGTACGGTTTGTACGGCGCTTTATGAAAAAGGAGCCGGAGCGGATGTAG
- a CDS encoding transcriptional regulator, whose product MSNADELLKELRTLNEPFEKRFLDHHYVEAIESGQLKESALSAFAAEQYHIITSDLRSIAFLYSRETSSTGQQFFWDVLQGEKEALKNLIYFSAALHLSDWDMEMHEPAAGAQAYKAFMAWLAVFGSSAEVAAALIVNLPAWAANCARMSRGLKIHYGLKDADVAFFDLFSSPSSDFQRMAVAVMDEGLRRGVEIRAVRRSARLVQEYELMFWDTLYEHSRA is encoded by the coding sequence ATGTCCAATGCCGACGAGTTGCTTAAAGAACTGAGAACGTTGAACGAGCCTTTCGAAAAAAGGTTTCTCGATCATCACTACGTGGAAGCCATTGAATCGGGTCAACTCAAGGAGAGCGCCCTGAGCGCATTCGCCGCGGAACAGTACCATATCATTACCAGCGATCTGCGCAGCATCGCCTTCCTCTATTCAAGAGAGACATCATCCACCGGGCAACAGTTCTTCTGGGACGTGTTGCAGGGAGAAAAAGAGGCTCTGAAAAACCTGATCTATTTTTCAGCGGCTCTCCACCTGTCCGATTGGGACATGGAGATGCACGAGCCGGCCGCGGGAGCGCAGGCTTACAAAGCGTTTATGGCCTGGCTGGCCGTGTTCGGAAGTTCGGCCGAAGTGGCCGCCGCCCTGATTGTAAACCTGCCGGCCTGGGCCGCCAATTGCGCCCGGATGAGCAGGGGCCTGAAGATCCATTACGGACTGAAGGATGCGGATGTGGCCTTTTTCGATCTTTTTAGTTCGCCGTCTTCCGACTTCCAGCGCATGGCTGTTGCGGTGATGGACGAGGGACTGCGCCGGGGAGTGGAGATCCGAGCCGTCCGGCGCTCGGCAAGGCTCGTTCAGGAGTACGAACTCATGTTCTGGGACACGCTGTACGAGCATTCGCGAGCATAA
- a CDS encoding MBOAT family protein — MIFSSVFFLFAFLPIVILGHFFLPEKFRNLFLLLASLLFYFWGENWLVFIVIASVTANYACGILISGAYKPGPIAPAPEARKHRLRKKTFLALSIAVNLGLLVYFKYANFMVLDVLGELIGANARLFDGWQEILLPLGISFYTFQSMSYVIDVYRGKTAATRSFIDFACYVTCFPQLVAGPIVRYRDIAGQLVRRIVTPEGFAEGIGRFVTGLSKKVIIANTVGKTADAVFALPPDNLDAPHAWLGVLCYTLQIYFDFSGYSDMAIGLGRMLGFRYLENFNYPYVASSVQEFWRRWHISLSTWFRDYLYIPLGGNRGSRLRTYLNLWTVFILCGLWHGASWNFLAWGAYHGLFLVFERAGFNRILERAPKVVGHVYTVFVVMTGWMLFRADTLNHAWLTARAAFGFGAALPQAVSIRYYLGNDVLAAVGLGILFSMPVTSYVGSRAPFLRFHRYHWARYIALALLLLVCSMRLANDVYNPFIYFRF; from the coding sequence ATGATTTTCAGCTCCGTCTTCTTCCTGTTCGCCTTTCTGCCCATCGTCATTCTGGGACATTTTTTCCTTCCTGAAAAATTCAGAAATCTGTTTCTCCTTTTGGCGAGCCTGCTGTTCTATTTTTGGGGCGAGAACTGGCTGGTCTTCATTGTCATTGCTTCCGTGACGGCCAACTATGCTTGCGGCATCCTCATATCAGGAGCCTACAAACCCGGCCCCATCGCCCCTGCCCCCGAGGCGCGGAAACACCGTCTGCGTAAGAAAACGTTTCTGGCGCTTTCCATTGCGGTGAACCTGGGACTGCTCGTCTATTTCAAGTACGCCAACTTCATGGTCCTGGACGTGCTCGGGGAGCTTATCGGGGCGAACGCACGATTATTCGACGGATGGCAAGAGATTCTCCTGCCTCTGGGCATCAGTTTCTACACGTTTCAGTCCATGAGTTACGTCATTGACGTATACAGGGGGAAAACGGCCGCCACCCGGAGCTTCATCGATTTTGCCTGCTATGTCACCTGCTTCCCTCAGCTCGTAGCCGGACCCATTGTTCGATACCGTGATATAGCGGGCCAACTGGTCCGACGCATCGTCACGCCGGAAGGCTTCGCCGAGGGCATCGGCCGTTTCGTGACCGGGTTGAGCAAGAAGGTGATCATCGCCAACACGGTGGGCAAAACCGCGGACGCCGTTTTTGCCCTTCCACCGGACAACCTCGATGCGCCCCACGCCTGGCTGGGGGTGCTGTGCTACACCCTCCAGATCTATTTCGACTTTTCCGGCTATTCGGATATGGCCATCGGTCTGGGGCGCATGCTGGGCTTCCGATACCTCGAGAACTTCAATTACCCGTACGTCGCTTCATCCGTGCAGGAGTTCTGGAGACGGTGGCATATATCCCTCTCCACCTGGTTCCGGGACTACCTTTACATCCCATTGGGCGGAAACCGGGGCTCTCGACTCCGCACCTATCTCAACCTGTGGACCGTATTTATCCTGTGCGGCCTCTGGCACGGAGCGAGCTGGAATTTCCTGGCATGGGGAGCTTACCACGGGCTTTTTCTGGTATTCGAACGCGCCGGCTTCAATCGCATCCTCGAACGCGCGCCCAAGGTCGTCGGTCATGTCTATACCGTGTTTGTCGTTATGACGGGCTGGATGCTCTTTCGGGCCGATACCCTGAACCATGCCTGGCTGACGGCCAGAGCGGCGTTCGGATTCGGCGCCGCCCTTCCTCAAGCCGTGTCGATCCGGTATTATCTGGGCAACGACGTGCTCGCAGCCGTCGGCCTGGGCATCCTGTTTTCCATGCCCGTGACGTCCTATGTAGGGTCCAGGGCGCCGTTTCTCCGATTCCATCGATATCACTGGGCGCGCTACATCGCATTGGCCCTTTTGCTGCTGGTCTGTTCCATGCGCCTAGCGAATGACGTGTATAACCCGTTTATTTATTTTCGATTTTAG
- the sbtM gene encoding selenobiotic family peptide radical SAM maturase — protein sequence MEPPSPHNDKKRPPEPPILSERFQKIFPKCCSIMGPHSLDRVLNEHTAQAGPEFFPDLLETHGSRPGLPAFLADLARVEWAFHQARTYTNEFDTDVDALELNPTVQVIETAWTDLDALFHETGAPPSISPRPGKTLVLVWKDFSRGEPRIGTASDEDLLALKMVLEQTDPANTAAAENVPVGVPDRALKRAVRQGILLAPRSAIRRDPACFPISDQWDERFLASPVFTLQWHVTQACDLHCKHCYDRSDRSPMNLERAVAVLDELRVFCKERHVSGQVTFTGGNPLLFPKFTELYRAASERGFVIALAGNVAARERLEELKAIQKPVFYQVSLEGLEEHNDRIRGSGYFRRVMDFLDLLREMDIYSMVMLTLTKDNMDQVLPLAERLRGRTNAFNFNRLSMVGEGAQLELPDREAYAEFLESYVEASEQNPILGLKDNLINILYHRKQKTLFGGCAGYGCGAAFNFVTLLPDGEVHACRKFPSLIGNLFEQSLAEIYDSEPARRYRAGSEGCRSCAIRPVCGGCPAIAYSRRLDVFNDRDPYCFIDS from the coding sequence ATGGAGCCTCCATCGCCCCACAACGACAAAAAGAGACCGCCCGAGCCCCCGATCCTTTCTGAGCGGTTTCAGAAGATCTTTCCCAAGTGCTGTTCCATCATGGGTCCCCACTCCCTGGACCGCGTGCTGAACGAGCACACGGCGCAAGCCGGTCCGGAATTCTTCCCGGATTTGCTGGAAACCCATGGAAGCCGGCCCGGTCTGCCGGCGTTTCTGGCGGACCTGGCCCGCGTGGAATGGGCCTTTCATCAAGCTCGAACCTACACGAACGAGTTCGATACGGATGTCGATGCATTAGAGCTCAACCCGACGGTTCAAGTCATCGAAACGGCCTGGACCGATCTCGATGCCCTGTTCCACGAAACGGGCGCCCCCCCCTCCATTTCCCCGCGGCCGGGCAAGACACTGGTGCTCGTCTGGAAGGACTTCAGCCGGGGAGAACCCCGGATCGGAACCGCATCGGACGAAGATCTGCTGGCCCTGAAGATGGTGTTGGAACAAACGGATCCGGCGAACACGGCCGCGGCGGAGAACGTCCCTGTGGGTGTGCCGGATAGAGCTCTGAAGCGCGCGGTTCGTCAAGGTATCCTGCTCGCTCCCCGGTCCGCTATCCGAAGGGACCCGGCCTGTTTTCCCATCAGCGACCAATGGGACGAACGATTTCTGGCCTCCCCCGTGTTTACCTTGCAGTGGCATGTCACCCAGGCCTGCGATCTGCACTGTAAACACTGCTACGATCGGAGCGATCGATCACCCATGAACCTGGAGCGGGCTGTTGCCGTGTTGGACGAGTTGCGAGTCTTTTGCAAAGAGCGGCACGTGAGCGGACAGGTTACCTTTACCGGCGGCAATCCCCTCCTCTTCCCGAAATTTACAGAGTTGTACCGGGCGGCGTCCGAACGCGGATTTGTTATCGCCCTTGCGGGCAATGTCGCCGCCAGGGAACGGCTGGAAGAACTGAAAGCTATTCAAAAGCCGGTTTTCTACCAGGTGAGCCTGGAGGGGTTGGAGGAACACAACGACCGGATCCGCGGTTCGGGATATTTCCGCAGGGTCATGGATTTCCTCGACCTGCTCCGGGAGATGGACATCTATTCCATGGTGATGCTTACCCTCACCAAAGACAACATGGATCAAGTCCTGCCTCTGGCCGAACGCCTTCGCGGACGAACGAACGCTTTCAATTTCAATCGTCTCTCCATGGTGGGCGAAGGTGCGCAACTTGAGCTTCCCGATCGCGAAGCCTACGCTGAATTCCTGGAATCCTATGTGGAAGCGTCGGAACAAAACCCCATCCTTGGATTGAAGGATAACCTGATCAATATCCTGTATCACCGCAAACAGAAAACGCTGTTTGGCGGATGCGCCGGCTACGGATGTGGAGCCGCCTTCAACTTTGTCACCCTGCTTCCGGACGGTGAAGTCCACGCCTGCCGCAAGTTCCCTTCCCTCATCGGCAATCTGTTCGAACAAAGCCTCGCTGAAATCTACGACTCGGAACCCGCCCGCCGCTATCGTGCGGGTTCCGAAGGTTGCCGCTCCTGCGCCATCCGCCCGGTCTGCGGCGGCTGTCCGGCCATTGCATACAGCCGGCGCCTCGACGTGTTCAACGATCGAGATCCCTACTGTTTTATAGACTCATAG
- the tenA gene encoding thiaminase II — MSFSERLRGSAHHIWEANYRHPFVQAIGKGDLAEKAFRFYLAQDYVYLKEYCRFLALAAAKSPDLESMGLFSHLLEVTLKVEMDLHRSICAEFGMSPSDLERVRPAPICQAYTGYLLKTAYEGGFLDLMTAFLPCAWGYVEIGQRLKEQGLPDHPHYAKWIETYASVEFLELNEELKKLLDRHAGGISEQQADRLQEIFDFSSRWEGLFWDMAWIQSDWPD, encoded by the coding sequence ATGAGTTTCAGTGAACGACTGCGCGGAAGCGCCCATCACATCTGGGAAGCCAATTACCGCCACCCCTTTGTCCAGGCCATAGGAAAAGGAGATCTTGCGGAAAAGGCGTTCCGCTTTTATCTGGCCCAGGATTATGTATATTTAAAAGAGTACTGTCGTTTCCTCGCCCTGGCCGCTGCGAAGAGTCCGGATCTCGAATCCATGGGCCTGTTTTCCCACCTGCTGGAAGTTACCTTGAAGGTCGAGATGGATCTGCACCGGTCCATATGCGCGGAGTTCGGCATGTCCCCGTCGGATCTCGAAAGGGTCCGGCCCGCTCCCATCTGCCAGGCCTACACCGGTTACCTGCTGAAGACAGCCTACGAAGGCGGTTTTCTGGACCTCATGACGGCGTTTCTTCCCTGCGCCTGGGGGTATGTCGAGATCGGCCAAAGGCTGAAGGAACAGGGCCTACCCGACCACCCCCATTACGCCAAATGGATCGAAACCTATGCTTCGGTAGAATTCCTCGAACTGAACGAGGAACTGAAGAAACTGCTGGACCGGCACGCCGGAGGAATTTCCGAGCAGCAGGCCGACCGGCTGCAGGAAATCTTCGATTTTTCGAGTCGCTGGGAGGGCCTGTTCTGGGACATGGCCTGGATACAGAGCGACTGGCCTGATTGA
- a CDS encoding alpha/beta hydrolase — translation MVRFLACLAVLVLAFGAAPAQAEWPHVVPSNDGVLISYEIHGAGEPTLVFVHGWSCDARYWSAQAPVFSKTHRVVSLDLAGHGHSGASRFVYTMKAFGEDVQAVTEATGSSNVILIGHSMGGVVIAEAARLMPDRVLGLIGVDTLQNIEYPMTREALEKLIAPLEKDFGTASRQFVGEMISPDADPQLREWILSDISAAPPVVALSAMNNMMTLYITKEAAELFDQIRIPVVAVNADVWPVNYEANRRHMSSFDAIILKGADHFLMMNRPDEFNRSLETAISMILSKTPKP, via the coding sequence ATGGTCAGGTTCCTCGCCTGTTTGGCGGTGCTGGTTCTGGCCTTTGGCGCGGCTCCGGCACAGGCTGAATGGCCGCATGTAGTTCCCTCCAATGATGGCGTGCTCATTTCGTATGAGATCCATGGGGCCGGAGAGCCGACTCTGGTGTTCGTGCATGGTTGGAGCTGCGACGCTCGCTACTGGTCCGCCCAGGCGCCGGTTTTCTCCAAGACACATAGGGTTGTGTCGCTTGACCTTGCGGGGCATGGCCACTCCGGCGCGTCGCGTTTCGTGTACACCATGAAGGCGTTCGGGGAGGATGTTCAAGCCGTGACCGAGGCGACGGGGAGTTCAAACGTCATTCTGATCGGGCATTCCATGGGAGGCGTGGTGATTGCCGAAGCCGCCCGGCTGATGCCGGACCGGGTCCTGGGGCTCATCGGTGTGGATACCCTTCAGAACATCGAATACCCGATGACTCGAGAAGCACTCGAAAAGCTGATCGCTCCTTTGGAAAAGGATTTTGGGACCGCGAGTCGGCAGTTTGTCGGGGAGATGATTTCACCCGACGCCGATCCCCAGCTACGCGAGTGGATTCTGTCGGATATTTCCGCTGCGCCGCCGGTTGTTGCCTTAAGCGCCATGAACAACATGATGACCCTGTACATTACAAAGGAAGCGGCCGAACTATTTGATCAAATCCGCATTCCGGTGGTAGCCGTGAACGCGGATGTGTGGCCGGTGAACTATGAAGCCAACCGACGCCACATGTCTTCTTTTGACGCTATCATTCTGAAAGGCGCGGATCATTTTTTGATGATGAATCGTCCGGACGAGTTCAACCGCTCGTTGGAAACAGCGATTTCCATGATCTTGAGCAAAACCCCCAAGCCGTAG
- a CDS encoding transporter substrate-binding domain-containing protein, with amino-acid sequence MVLGNTAFLKVLFLIAACAVAFPGCLGGDPDSLERVRKAGEISFAMGAGFPPFSFYNDKNELVGFDVDVSLEVAKRLGVKLKPVTVKWSGIIDGLLAEQYDGILGSMAITEEREKLVDFSLPYYYSKSRLVVRNDASYQSLADVEGKIIGVVEGTTYVEDARTLKAGEVRLFGDEQQSLLALQVGEVDGVITDMVVAGNPRVRDLYQVRPVGPALHSEAIAVAFRKQDGSLRKKVNDILKDMMDDGALDELIKKVATGAYNVPPTGTPS; translated from the coding sequence ATGGTCCTTGGAAACACGGCTTTTCTGAAGGTCCTATTCCTGATCGCAGCATGCGCGGTCGCTTTCCCCGGCTGTCTCGGGGGAGATCCGGACTCCCTCGAACGGGTCCGTAAAGCCGGGGAAATCAGCTTCGCCATGGGCGCAGGCTTTCCTCCTTTCAGTTTCTACAACGACAAGAACGAGTTGGTGGGATTCGACGTAGACGTGTCCCTGGAAGTGGCCAAGCGATTGGGCGTAAAGCTGAAGCCGGTTACCGTCAAATGGAGCGGTATCATCGACGGATTGCTGGCCGAGCAATACGACGGCATCCTCGGGAGCATGGCCATCACGGAAGAACGGGAGAAGCTCGTCGATTTTTCGCTGCCCTACTACTATTCCAAGTCCCGACTTGTCGTCCGAAACGACGCCTCTTACCAATCCCTGGCGGATGTGGAAGGCAAAATCATTGGGGTGGTCGAAGGCACGACGTACGTCGAGGACGCCCGAACACTGAAGGCGGGCGAGGTCCGCCTGTTCGGTGACGAGCAACAGAGCCTCCTCGCCCTGCAGGTGGGAGAAGTGGACGGCGTGATCACGGACATGGTGGTCGCCGGCAACCCTAGAGTGAGAGACCTGTATCAGGTTCGGCCGGTAGGTCCGGCGCTGCACAGCGAAGCCATCGCCGTGGCGTTTCGCAAGCAAGACGGTTCGTTACGGAAAAAAGTGAACGATATCCTGAAAGATATGATGGACGACGGCGCGTTGGACGAGCTGATAAAGAAGGTGGCTACCGGAGCGTACAACGTCCCCCCCACCGGGACGCCATCGTGA
- a CDS encoding alpha-amylase yields the protein MTHWARESIFYHIYPLGFCGAPPRNDFTSPAVPRLERLHEWIGHWEELEVNALYLGPVFESTAHGYDTADFQKVDRRLGTNETLARLVHALKQRRFRVILDGVFHHVGRNFPAFRDVRQRLDTSDFRHWFSGLSFNSASPFGDPFSYEGWNGHFDLVKLNLSNPDLKAHLFQSVESWILEYGIDGLRLDAADCLDPEFLRALASFCKKIRPDFWLMGEVVRGDYRRWANAQMLDSVTNYECYKGLYSSHVDRNYFEIAYALHRQFGENGLYPDLPLYNFADNHDVNRVTSNLTERRHLYPLYCLLFTMPGVPSIYYGSEWGIEGRRSSNGDRALRPALDLTKTRSQCPYPDLARTIARLARIRKESPALKYGNYRQLLVSHEQLAFLRHTPDEAVVTVLNAAGKTVPVRFPSPFPRGVRLTDLLNPGEEFQVRGDVVDIPAVYPHWARILRAG from the coding sequence ATGACACACTGGGCGCGGGAATCCATCTTCTACCACATCTATCCCCTTGGGTTCTGCGGAGCCCCGCCACGAAACGATTTCACCTCCCCCGCCGTACCGCGCCTGGAACGCCTCCACGAGTGGATCGGCCACTGGGAGGAGCTGGAAGTCAACGCCCTTTATCTGGGTCCGGTGTTTGAATCCACCGCCCATGGGTACGATACGGCGGATTTCCAAAAGGTCGACCGGCGCCTGGGAACCAACGAGACCCTGGCTCGTCTGGTGCATGCTCTCAAGCAAAGACGTTTCCGGGTCATCCTGGACGGCGTTTTCCATCATGTGGGACGCAATTTTCCGGCTTTCCGGGACGTCCGTCAACGGCTCGATACGTCCGATTTCAGGCATTGGTTTTCCGGCCTTTCGTTCAACAGCGCAAGTCCCTTCGGGGATCCCTTTTCCTACGAAGGGTGGAACGGTCACTTCGACCTCGTCAAACTGAATCTGTCCAACCCCGACCTGAAAGCCCACTTGTTTCAATCCGTCGAAAGCTGGATCCTGGAATACGGCATCGACGGTCTGCGTCTCGACGCCGCGGACTGCCTCGATCCGGAGTTTCTGCGGGCCCTGGCCTCCTTTTGCAAAAAGATCCGTCCGGATTTCTGGCTCATGGGTGAGGTCGTGCGCGGGGACTACCGCCGATGGGCCAACGCGCAAATGCTCGATTCGGTGACCAACTATGAATGTTATAAAGGCCTGTATTCGAGCCACGTGGACCGGAATTATTTCGAAATCGCCTATGCGCTTCACCGCCAATTCGGAGAAAACGGCCTCTATCCTGACCTGCCCTTGTACAACTTTGCGGACAACCACGACGTGAACCGCGTGACGAGCAACCTCACGGAACGTCGCCACCTGTATCCCCTGTACTGCCTGCTGTTCACCATGCCCGGCGTTCCCTCCATCTACTACGGCAGCGAATGGGGGATCGAGGGCAGAAGAAGCTCGAACGGAGACCGGGCCTTGAGGCCGGCTCTCGATCTCACGAAAACGCGCAGCCAATGCCCTTATCCCGACCTCGCTCGAACCATCGCCCGACTCGCCCGGATTCGCAAGGAGAGCCCGGCCCTCAAGTACGGGAATTACCGACAGCTTCTGGTGTCCCATGAACAGCTGGCGTTCCTCCGGCATACACCCGACGAAGCCGTCGTTACTGTCCTGAACGCCGCCGGAAAAACCGTCCCCGTCCGATTTCCCTCGCCCTTCCCCAGGGGCGTCCGCCTCACGGACCTGCTGAATCCGGGGGAGGAATTCCAGGTCCGGGGAGATGTTGTGGATATCCCCGCAGTGTATCCGCACTGGGCCCGCATTCTCCGCGCCGGGTGA